In Kangiella koreensis DSM 16069, a single window of DNA contains:
- a CDS encoding Na(+)/H(+) antiporter subunit D, protein MWMIEMPAFAPFFIGALIALLTQGRVRQAVLLITPVLSGLHLLTVPVGTSVGFELAGFSLEIYRVDKLSLLFGYIFHIAAFLAILFSIHVKDTLQQISGLLYAGSAIGAVFAGDLLTLFVFWELLAITSVFLIWARGTERSYVAGMRYLIIQVLSGVILLVGIIFYAYHKQSISFSLIGLEGTAGWLIFIAFGIKCAFPMLHNWLTDAYPEATPTGTVFLSAFTTKVAVYALARAYPGTELLIYIGVTMACFPIFFAVIENDLRRVLAYSMINQIGFMVVGIGIGTALAVNGAVSHAFNDILFKGLLFMSMGAVLHMTGKIDGSRLGGLYKSMPKTAILCMVGAASISAFPLFSGFVSKSMVMSAAIENGYGWAWLLLLFSAAGVFHHAGIKIPYFAFFAHDSGIRTTEPPKNMLMAMTISAVLCIAIGVYPNALYQLLPFDTGYNPYDATHVLTQLQLLFFSALAFVWLNLRGMYPPELPSVNLDADWLYRRLFPATLKPLLNGMWRLDEAFRGWFMNRLNGALGMLSRHAPDGVLSRTQLSGSMVIWVTILLATFLILSFW, encoded by the coding sequence ATGTGGATGATTGAGATGCCAGCTTTCGCTCCGTTCTTTATTGGTGCGCTGATAGCTTTGTTGACCCAGGGGCGCGTGCGTCAGGCTGTGTTGCTGATCACTCCGGTTTTAAGTGGTTTGCATTTATTAACAGTACCGGTCGGAACCAGTGTTGGTTTTGAGCTGGCAGGATTTTCGTTAGAAATCTATCGCGTTGACAAACTTAGCCTGTTGTTCGGGTATATTTTCCATATTGCTGCTTTCCTGGCTATTTTATTCTCCATTCACGTTAAAGACACTTTGCAACAAATCAGCGGACTTTTGTACGCTGGTAGTGCAATTGGTGCTGTATTTGCCGGCGATTTGCTGACGCTGTTTGTTTTCTGGGAACTGCTGGCCATAACCTCGGTGTTTTTGATTTGGGCCAGAGGTACTGAGCGCTCCTATGTTGCAGGTATGCGTTATCTGATCATTCAGGTGCTCTCCGGCGTGATTTTATTGGTGGGTATCATTTTTTACGCTTACCACAAGCAAAGCATCAGCTTTAGTTTGATTGGCCTGGAAGGTACTGCGGGCTGGCTGATTTTTATCGCTTTTGGCATCAAGTGTGCCTTCCCGATGTTGCACAACTGGTTAACCGATGCCTATCCGGAAGCAACGCCTACCGGAACCGTCTTTTTAAGTGCCTTTACTACGAAAGTTGCGGTGTATGCGTTGGCGCGTGCCTATCCTGGGACAGAGTTGCTCATATATATCGGTGTGACGATGGCCTGTTTCCCGATTTTCTTCGCCGTTATTGAAAATGATCTTCGTCGCGTACTGGCCTACAGTATGATCAACCAGATCGGCTTTATGGTGGTCGGTATTGGTATTGGTACAGCATTGGCAGTGAATGGTGCCGTATCACATGCCTTTAACGATATTCTGTTTAAAGGCCTGTTATTTATGTCGATGGGTGCGGTGTTGCACATGACTGGTAAAATCGATGGTTCTAGGCTGGGTGGTCTGTATAAGAGCATGCCCAAAACCGCTATTTTGTGTATGGTCGGTGCCGCTTCGATTTCTGCCTTCCCACTGTTCAGCGGCTTCGTCAGTAAATCAATGGTGATGTCAGCTGCAATTGAAAATGGTTATGGCTGGGCCTGGCTATTGTTGTTATTCTCTGCAGCAGGCGTATTCCACCATGCGGGCATCAAGATCCCATACTTTGCTTTCTTTGCGCATGATTCAGGCATTCGTACGACCGAGCCACCGAAGAACATGCTGATGGCAATGACTATTTCAGCGGTCTTGTGTATTGCGATTGGCGTCTATCCGAACGCTCTCTATCAATTGTTGCCGTTCGATACCGGCTACAATCCTTATGATGCAACACACGTGCTCACTCAGTTGCAGCTTCTGTTCTTCTCTGCATTGGCCTTCGTCTGGTTGAATTTGCGTGGCATGTATCCACCAGAGCTACCGTCTGTGAATCTGGATGCTGATTGGTTGTATCGTCGTTTATTCCCAGCAACCTTGAAGCCATTACTTAACGGCATGTGGCGTCTGGATGAAGCCTTCAGAGGCTGGTTTATGAACCGCTTAAATGGAGCGCTTGGTATGCTGTCGCGTCATGCTCCGGACGGTGTTTTATCAAGAACCCAGCTTTCAGGAAGTATGGTCATCTGGGTCACGATACTGTTGGCGACTTTTCTGATATTAAGTTTTTGGTAG